One genomic segment of Desulfomicrobium sp. ZS1 includes these proteins:
- the malQ gene encoding 4-alpha-glucanotransferase — protein sequence MNLARRCGVLLHVSSLPSRHGIGDFGPCAHEYIDFLAAGGQGVWQMLPLAPINAGAGNSPYSSYSAFAGNTLFISPELLVRQGVLRPRDVEPAPDFPQDRVDYAAAAAWREKILEQAFDNAFPGLRADVCFDAFCRKAGFWLDDYCLFAALKREQRGAPWLSWPRGLRLREPGALEQARERLGYDILRERYFQYLFSRHWENLRDYAATRGVALLGDVPIYVSLDSSDVWAHRELFELDREGLPIYCAGAPPDYFSKTGQMWGNPVYDWAFQEKDGFSWWAKRLRHESARFDMLRLDHFRGFCGFWQVPACEPTAENGLWIKGPGAAFFSAMKARVPGLSILAEDLGVITEDVVTLMREFEFPGMKILQFAFSEDMGKNAYIPHNVPVQSAVYTGTHDNNTVRGWFSDELDDQGRGRLRDYAGRHVSADNAADVMIRLVLGSVAALCIIPMQDYLNLDATGRMNMPGVAGGNWGWRMQSDMATKDVAARMRFQAWIYGRAAE from the coding sequence ATGAATCTTGCGCGTAGATGCGGGGTGCTGCTGCATGTCTCCTCTCTGCCAAGTCGGCACGGGATTGGCGATTTTGGTCCGTGCGCCCACGAGTACATAGATTTTCTGGCCGCAGGCGGGCAGGGGGTGTGGCAGATGCTCCCCCTTGCGCCCATCAACGCAGGAGCGGGCAATTCCCCATACAGCAGCTATTCGGCCTTTGCCGGGAACACGCTTTTTATCAGCCCGGAGCTGCTGGTCCGTCAGGGAGTGCTCAGGCCCAGGGATGTGGAGCCTGCGCCCGATTTTCCCCAGGACCGGGTGGACTACGCCGCGGCTGCCGCATGGCGGGAGAAAATTCTGGAGCAGGCCTTTGACAATGCATTTCCCGGCCTGCGAGCGGACGTGTGTTTTGACGCCTTCTGCCGCAAGGCCGGCTTCTGGCTTGATGACTACTGTCTGTTCGCGGCCTTGAAGCGCGAGCAGCGAGGAGCGCCATGGCTGAGTTGGCCGCGCGGGCTGCGTCTGCGCGAGCCCGGTGCGTTGGAACAGGCCCGCGAGCGCCTGGGGTACGACATCCTGCGGGAACGGTATTTTCAGTACCTTTTCAGCCGGCACTGGGAGAATCTGCGCGATTATGCTGCCACGCGCGGGGTGGCCCTGCTCGGGGATGTGCCGATCTATGTCAGTCTCGACAGCAGTGATGTTTGGGCGCACCGGGAGTTGTTCGAGCTCGACCGCGAAGGCTTGCCGATTTATTGCGCTGGCGCGCCGCCGGATTATTTTTCCAAGACCGGGCAGATGTGGGGTAATCCTGTCTATGACTGGGCGTTCCAGGAAAAGGACGGCTTTTCGTGGTGGGCCAAGCGGCTGCGGCATGAGAGTGCGCGATTCGACATGCTTCGGCTCGATCATTTTCGCGGCTTTTGCGGGTTCTGGCAGGTGCCGGCCTGTGAGCCGACAGCGGAAAATGGACTCTGGATCAAAGGGCCGGGAGCCGCGTTTTTTAGCGCAATGAAGGCGCGTGTTCCGGGTCTGTCCATTCTGGCCGAGGATCTGGGAGTCATTACGGAGGATGTCGTTACGCTCATGCGCGAGTTTGAATTCCCGGGCATGAAGATTCTGCAATTCGCCTTTTCGGAAGACATGGGGAAGAATGCCTACATTCCGCACAACGTTCCTGTGCAAAGCGCGGTCTATACCGGCACGCATGACAACAACACCGTGCGGGGCTGGTTTTCAGACGAGCTCGATGACCAGGGCCGGGGGCGTTTGCGTGACTACGCAGGCCGGCACGTGTCGGCAGACAATGCGGCCGACGTCATGATTCGATTGGTGCTTGGCAGCGTGGCCGCTTTGTGCATCATTCCCATGCAGGATTATTTGAATCTGGATGCAACTGGACGGATGAACATGCCGGGGGTTGCAGGAGGCAATTGGGGATGGCGCATGCAGTCGGATATGGCCACCAAGGATGTGGCGGCACGAATGCGTTTCCAAGCTTGGATTTACGGACGCGCTGCGGAGTGA